One window from the genome of Gimesia aquarii encodes:
- the dnaN gene encoding DNA polymerase III subunit beta, which produces MKLSCSRSTLLSGFQMIGSVISSRSPKEILKCAKLEAGDGKATLSGTDLEVSIRFDFEEVEVMVPGEILLSVHELVAILREASTDSVEIELKKDDGADQDYILIQAGKSEFRLSVNDPSEFPSVESFSESNFFELPIQSFREMIRRTVFATDPESTRYALGGVLFDVENDKLTLAATDGRRLAMVESACTYQGEEAYQNNRPVIPAKAMSLIEKTLIGDEGSIQIAIRANDVIVKSGRSTIFGRLVEGRFPKYRDVIPPEPTYNIDLEVGTFYGAARQAQIVTDVETRGVDFIFANGLLTLKSVAASVGESKVEIPIPFEGDEIVITFDVRYLADFLKILDSAAHIRLQLIDSDSAAVLKTDDGYTYVIMPLSQAR; this is translated from the coding sequence ATGAAGCTCAGTTGCTCACGGTCCACACTGCTCTCTGGTTTCCAAATGATTGGAAGCGTCATTAGTTCCCGTTCGCCGAAAGAAATCTTAAAGTGTGCTAAACTCGAAGCAGGCGATGGTAAAGCAACCTTAAGTGGAACTGACTTGGAGGTCAGCATTCGGTTTGACTTTGAAGAAGTCGAAGTGATGGTACCCGGTGAGATTTTACTGTCCGTACACGAATTGGTTGCTATCTTACGCGAAGCATCAACCGATTCTGTAGAAATTGAGCTGAAAAAGGATGATGGTGCAGATCAGGATTACATCTTGATTCAGGCAGGAAAAAGTGAATTTCGCCTTTCAGTGAATGATCCTTCTGAGTTCCCCTCTGTTGAATCATTTAGCGAATCGAACTTTTTCGAACTTCCTATTCAATCATTTCGTGAAATGATTCGACGCACGGTATTTGCCACGGATCCGGAAAGCACCAGATATGCCCTGGGAGGCGTATTATTTGATGTTGAAAATGATAAATTAACGCTCGCTGCTACCGATGGTCGGCGATTAGCCATGGTAGAGTCGGCGTGTACTTATCAAGGAGAAGAAGCATACCAGAATAATCGTCCTGTCATTCCCGCTAAGGCGATGTCACTGATTGAGAAAACCTTAATTGGTGATGAGGGAAGTATTCAGATTGCCATTCGTGCCAATGATGTCATCGTAAAAAGTGGCCGTTCTACTATTTTTGGCAGACTCGTTGAAGGAAGATTTCCCAAATACCGTGATGTCATTCCACCCGAGCCAACCTACAATATTGATCTGGAAGTGGGGACATTTTATGGGGCCGCACGTCAGGCTCAGATCGTAACGGATGTGGAAACACGGGGCGTAGATTTCATTTTTGCTAATGGTTTGTTGACGTTGAAAAGTGTTGCCGCTTCTGTGGGAGAATCAAAGGTTGAAATTCCAATTCCTTTCGAAGGTGATGAAATCGTGATTACGTTTGATGTGCGTTATCTCGCTGATTTCCTCAAAATCTTAGATTCGGCAGCACATATTCGATTGCAATTGATCGATTCAGACAGCGCTGCTGTTCTTAAGACAGACGACGGTTACACATATGTTATCATGCCTCTATCACAAGCACGGTAA
- a CDS encoding DUF721 domain-containing protein gives MSQQYEFKSTHAIPKAVPLSKALSELIALKGLGRIQGDQRLKAAWEQAAGEKIAGQTVVLGIKNRVVQIGVENSALLNELNSFHKTSLLQKLQTEYGKQDVRDLRFRLKSKAKK, from the coding sequence ATGTCACAACAGTATGAATTCAAATCGACTCATGCGATTCCCAAAGCGGTTCCTCTATCTAAAGCGTTATCAGAGCTGATTGCGTTAAAGGGTTTAGGTCGTATCCAGGGGGACCAGCGCTTAAAGGCTGCCTGGGAACAGGCGGCGGGTGAAAAGATTGCCGGTCAAACTGTGGTTCTTGGGATTAAAAATCGAGTCGTACAGATTGGTGTCGAAAACTCAGCTTTATTAAATGAACTCAATTCATTTCATAAGACATCATTGCTGCAAAAATTACAGACAGAGTATGGAAAACAGGATGTCCGCGATCTTCGATTTCGGTTGAAATCAAAGGCAAAAAAATAA
- a CDS encoding DnaA ATPase domain-containing protein, with protein sequence MSRAVKQQQSMSVKPFKILKEYQYAHTAISELLHAIDTPDPQLVYLYGPSGCGKTALITSILPEFNELHPGLSLKLITASEFAAKFAAASTNNRIPEFQRKFRSLDLLILEDIQSLANRVQTQRELLSLLDEIMKQGGRVLISSTNPPGELLHFQKKLVNRFHGGVCALISPLKYQSRLELLTFWANFEQIHIQKKELSSIAHKKAISPRELYALLTQLQTVSHINQEPINSQFVKQYLEGNIEPPKTSISKISKAVCREFKTSLQEIRSANRSQQIVIPRQCAMFLSRELTKESLAKIADYFNRKNHSTVIHAYRQIQRDLKKSPGLRQQVSRIKQRLGIYLF encoded by the coding sequence ATGTCAAGAGCCGTAAAACAACAGCAATCCATGTCTGTTAAACCATTTAAAATCTTAAAAGAATACCAATACGCGCACACAGCGATTAGCGAATTATTACACGCAATTGATACCCCCGATCCGCAATTAGTTTATCTCTATGGACCTTCCGGGTGTGGAAAAACAGCTCTGATTACAAGCATTTTACCGGAATTCAACGAACTTCATCCTGGATTATCGCTCAAACTAATTACTGCCAGCGAGTTTGCCGCTAAGTTTGCTGCTGCTTCTACGAACAATCGTATTCCTGAATTCCAAAGAAAATTCCGTTCGCTTGACCTGCTCATTCTTGAAGATATCCAAAGTTTAGCAAATCGCGTTCAAACTCAGCGGGAATTATTGAGTTTGTTAGACGAAATTATGAAACAGGGTGGAAGAGTCCTGATTTCTTCTACGAATCCACCGGGAGAACTGCTTCATTTTCAAAAGAAACTTGTGAACCGATTTCATGGGGGAGTCTGTGCATTAATCAGTCCCTTAAAATATCAAAGCCGCCTGGAATTATTGACCTTCTGGGCTAACTTCGAACAGATTCATATTCAGAAAAAAGAGCTTTCCTCAATTGCCCATAAAAAAGCGATCTCTCCACGCGAGTTATACGCACTATTAACTCAACTCCAGACCGTGAGTCATATTAATCAAGAACCAATCAACTCACAGTTTGTGAAACAGTATCTGGAAGGAAACATAGAGCCCCCCAAAACGAGCATCTCAAAAATATCAAAGGCCGTTTGTCGTGAATTTAAAACCAGCTTGCAAGAAATTCGCTCCGCAAATCGCTCTCAACAAATCGTTATTCCCAGACAGTGCGCCATGTTCTTGTCGAGAGAGCTGACAAAGGAATCCTTAGCAAAAATTGCTGATTATTTTAATCGAAAAAACCACAGCACGGTTATTCATGCTTACCGTCAAATTCAACGCGATCTTAAAAAATCACCAGGATTACGACAACAAGTATCTCGCATCAAGCAACGACTTGGGATATACCTTTTTTAA